The Saprospiraceae bacterium genome includes a window with the following:
- a CDS encoding 3-hydroxybutyryl-CoA dehydrogenase, with the protein MNKIGVVGAGAMGTGIAQVAASAGYEVIIFDSNVDSIRKSNVSLENTIAKLLEKQKLTPTEAVEIRGRIYYVDQLSSLKDCHLIIEAILENMEIKQKLFQELEQIVQPNTILASNTSSLSLTSIASALQYPERFLGIHFFNPAPLMKLVEIIPASQTNYEIIVEARKMIDTFGKTTVIAKDTPGFIVNKVARPFYSESIRILEEGIADYKSIDNILKTKGGFRMGPFELMDFIGHDVNFKVTKSVWEGFFHEPRYQPSLTQQRLVDAGYLGRKSGKGFYDYKNAEQATNSPTPIIEQNAEKIFQRILAMLVNEAADTVYKGICLESDVELAVTLGVNYPKGLLAWGTETGIDKIIGTLDGLFEFYHEERYRVSPYLRKMK; encoded by the coding sequence ATGAATAAAATAGGTGTAGTAGGAGCCGGAGCCATGGGCACGGGAATAGCACAGGTAGCAGCAAGTGCAGGCTATGAAGTCATCATTTTTGATAGCAATGTTGATTCAATTCGAAAGTCCAATGTTTCACTTGAAAATACGATTGCAAAATTATTGGAAAAACAAAAACTGACTCCTACAGAAGCAGTAGAAATAAGAGGACGTATCTATTATGTGGATCAGTTGTCTTCCTTAAAAGATTGTCATCTGATCATTGAAGCCATATTGGAAAATATGGAAATAAAACAAAAACTCTTTCAGGAACTGGAACAAATAGTACAACCCAATACAATTTTGGCAAGTAATACATCTTCGCTCTCCCTTACATCAATCGCTTCTGCATTACAATATCCTGAAAGATTTCTTGGTATCCATTTTTTCAATCCTGCTCCGTTAATGAAACTTGTGGAAATCATTCCTGCAAGCCAAACGAACTACGAAATTATAGTGGAAGCAAGAAAAATGATAGATACTTTTGGGAAAACGACGGTAATAGCAAAGGATACTCCGGGTTTTATAGTCAACAAAGTAGCCAGACCCTTTTACAGTGAATCCATCAGAATACTTGAAGAGGGGATTGCAGATTATAAATCAATAGATAATATTTTAAAGACAAAAGGTGGATTCAGGATGGGGCCATTTGAATTAATGGATTTTATAGGTCACGATGTAAATTTTAAGGTAACAAAATCTGTGTGGGAAGGATTCTTTCATGAACCAAGATATCAACCATCACTTACGCAGCAAAGACTAGTCGATGCGGGCTACCTTGGCAGAAAAAGTGGGAAAGGTTTTTATGATTATAAAAACGCTGAACAAGCGACAAATAGTCCCACACCAATTATTGAGCAGAATGCTGAAAAGATTTTCCAGAGGATTTTGGCGATGTTAGTAAATGAAGCAGCTGATACTGTTTACAAGGGGATTTGTTTGGAATCAGATGTGGAACTGGCAGTCACATTGGGTGTCAATTATCCGAAGGGATTATTGGCATGGGGTACAGAAACAGGTATAGACAAAATAATAGGTACATTGGATGGATTATTTGAATTTTACCACGAAGAACGCTACAGAGTGAGTCCGTATCTCAGAAAAATGAAGTAG
- a CDS encoding trypsin-like peptidase domain-containing protein, whose protein sequence is MSFKGFLFIIVLLAVSFFVGKYLPLSKDSENTENSAETPENNSDNTTNSDNNDRIEREIAPIKYLTSSEDATIRLFEEAAPSVCFITTSTLQQDYWNRNVTEIPSGSGSGFIWDKQGHVITNFHVIQNAAKVTVTLSDRTTWDAEVVGTEPGKDLAVLKIKTSADKLTPILVGQSSTLKVGQSVFAIGNPFGLDQSLTTGVISALGREIRSISGRPIRDVIQTDAAINPGNSGGPLLDSSGRLIGVNTMIYSPSGASAGIGFSIPVDEVNWVVSDLIKYGVVKRPVLGVELLHPSYAQNWGIDGAMIMALSPGGAAEKAGLKPTQRRNNGEIIFGDIIIKVNDKPVKDNNDLILALEKMNPGDKVNLRIIRDEKEKDLVVQLGSPN, encoded by the coding sequence ATGAGTTTTAAAGGATTTCTATTTATTATCGTATTATTGGCTGTGAGCTTTTTTGTCGGAAAATATCTTCCCCTTTCAAAGGATTCTGAGAATACTGAAAATTCAGCCGAAACACCGGAAAATAATTCTGACAATACTACTAATAGTGATAATAATGACCGCATTGAAAGAGAAATTGCTCCGATTAAATACCTGACAAGTTCTGAAGACGCAACTATCAGATTATTTGAAGAAGCTGCTCCTTCAGTTTGTTTCATTACCACATCCACTTTGCAGCAGGATTACTGGAACAGAAATGTTACAGAAATACCATCAGGAAGCGGATCTGGATTCATTTGGGATAAACAGGGCCATGTAATAACAAATTTTCATGTGATTCAAAATGCAGCCAAAGTTACTGTCACCTTATCAGACCGGACAACGTGGGATGCGGAAGTTGTTGGAACTGAACCCGGAAAAGATCTGGCTGTGTTAAAGATAAAGACATCCGCAGACAAGCTGACTCCCATCTTAGTGGGTCAGTCGTCAACACTCAAAGTCGGGCAATCTGTGTTTGCAATCGGAAATCCATTCGGGCTGGACCAATCTTTGACAACTGGTGTAATCAGTGCGTTGGGAAGAGAGATCAGATCCATATCCGGAAGACCAATCCGTGATGTGATTCAGACCGATGCTGCTATAAATCCGGGCAACTCCGGCGGACCATTATTGGATAGTTCCGGAAGACTTATCGGGGTTAATACGATGATTTACAGTCCATCGGGCGCATCTGCAGGGATAGGATTTTCCATTCCGGTGGATGAGGTAAATTGGGTAGTTTCAGATCTTATTAAATATGGCGTCGTAAAAAGACCTGTATTGGGCGTAGAATTACTTCATCCAAGTTATGCGCAAAACTGGGGTATTGACGGAGCTATGATTATGGCGTTATCTCCGGGTGGTGCAGCAGAAAAAGCAGGATTAAAGCCTACTCAAAGAAGGAATAATGGTGAAATTATTTTTGGAGATATCATTATCAAAGTGAATGACAAACCTGTAAAAGATAATAATGACTTAATTTTAGCTTTAGAAAAAATGAACCCCGGTGACAAGGTAAACCTTAGAATCATCAGAGACGAGAAAGAAAAAGATCTGGTTGTACAGTTAGGTTCGCCAAATTGA
- a CDS encoding T9SS type A sorting domain-containing protein gives MKKIDSKHFRILAISLFYIFFCGNFVTAQYSCESPLVIPDGSIKTNVICDLSYPVVVSSDLTKGVDNLNLLPCPTAGPKVVWIKFAIDPAAVWIQTKVYTIGNWTPVWSIHADVECENPDWLETAPDGIRPCSNSDKNKFIHTVKRVPGVSTYYMAIGADKIADIPDFNVEIWTTADCFSCIGNAGCEPAAEWSVVSRSSGKELDDPEFCQGEEVRFCFSFLYDASETGVDWFHALFPSFGSGWDMNYFNPASVQAFPAGAEWIDQNDINCRAKSNEILPFLCTYTDPLTGLLKLCNTQCEPCPCNGPLPADSFLPSGWFWNTNGGAGCENTCAPHTRYGIGSVVTNINICMDLKVRTFENAQQASEGRNLRINFHTTSDGVTGCWNDPAAECKRDYAQIGPDWKVSCDTFEPAPIVRFFVYSDENQNGKYDGGPESGLVNCAITIDELNTTYYTFQSGNAKVFIDTGTYTVTYRMNYGSWAENTITKTISHLDLVTADSVGFLPFKVPPTGTAHIISNFLRCEREIDLISYALNTSSERINGQISMSYDTRVGLLNFIPPPDQRINNKAWWNFTNLQSGETFYINSKVRIPIGNQNTDSLRFRIYMVTDAGDTLSQNKYADIIRCSYDPNDKLTFPDRYGDENFTLRDESLIYTIRFQNTGNDTAYHVTIRDILDPQIDKSSLLLLASSHDTELRMTGDTLWAVFNNIYLPDSTTNETESQGFITFRIDFFKDIPNESRIFNFADIYFDGNEPIRTNQTINTVVDLLPCSDVEYSVTQNFIMTPNLANWYKWYDCNSNEILTEGLSNIFIPVKSGYYFVEFNDQFCTVRSECIEFILSGTNEQNAQTIRIFPNPSVHGFQISGYKKGDQLSLWNAMGQKIFSAALPDQLYYDFDPKLYLNSGVYNILLQSSDSNYIFKWVKTK, from the coding sequence TGCTGTTTGGATTCAAACTAAAGTATATACAATTGGCAATTGGACACCTGTCTGGTCTATACATGCAGATGTTGAATGCGAAAATCCGGATTGGTTAGAAACAGCGCCGGATGGCATACGACCATGCAGCAACAGCGATAAAAACAAATTTATACACACAGTAAAGAGAGTACCGGGCGTAAGTACTTATTATATGGCGATAGGTGCCGATAAAATTGCAGACATTCCTGATTTTAATGTGGAAATTTGGACAACAGCGGATTGTTTTTCATGTATCGGAAATGCAGGTTGTGAACCGGCTGCTGAATGGTCTGTTGTGAGCAGAAGTTCCGGCAAAGAATTGGATGACCCGGAATTTTGTCAGGGAGAAGAAGTTAGATTTTGTTTTTCTTTTTTATATGATGCAAGTGAAACTGGTGTTGACTGGTTTCACGCATTATTTCCGAGTTTTGGATCCGGATGGGATATGAATTATTTTAATCCGGCATCTGTACAGGCATTTCCCGCTGGTGCAGAATGGATAGATCAGAATGATATCAACTGTCGTGCTAAGTCAAATGAAATTCTACCGTTTTTATGTACATATACGGATCCTTTGACAGGTTTATTAAAATTGTGCAATACGCAATGTGAACCTTGTCCTTGTAACGGACCTTTACCTGCGGATTCTTTCCTCCCTTCTGGGTGGTTTTGGAATACAAATGGTGGCGCCGGATGTGAAAATACATGTGCTCCTCACACCCGATATGGTATAGGGTCGGTCGTGACTAACATTAATATATGTATGGATTTAAAGGTTAGAACATTTGAAAATGCGCAGCAGGCATCAGAAGGCAGAAATTTGAGAATTAATTTTCATACGACATCAGACGGTGTCACAGGATGCTGGAATGATCCTGCTGCGGAATGCAAACGTGATTATGCCCAAATTGGTCCCGACTGGAAGGTATCTTGTGACACATTCGAACCAGCTCCTATTGTTAGATTTTTTGTGTACTCAGATGAAAACCAAAATGGAAAATATGATGGTGGGCCTGAATCCGGCTTAGTCAATTGTGCCATCACCATAGACGAATTAAATACCACTTATTATACTTTTCAATCCGGAAATGCTAAAGTATTTATTGACACAGGTACCTATACAGTCACTTATAGAATGAATTACGGGTCGTGGGCTGAGAATACGATTACAAAAACTATTTCACACCTTGATTTAGTAACTGCTGATTCAGTCGGTTTTTTACCATTTAAAGTACCACCAACAGGTACAGCGCATATAATATCTAATTTTCTGAGATGTGAGCGGGAAATAGATCTGATTTCTTATGCATTAAATACTTCCAGTGAACGGATAAATGGGCAAATTTCCATGAGTTATGATACAAGAGTTGGTTTACTGAATTTTATCCCTCCACCTGATCAAAGAATCAATAACAAAGCCTGGTGGAATTTTACAAATCTGCAATCAGGAGAAACTTTTTATATTAATAGCAAAGTAAGAATACCGATCGGTAATCAGAATACTGATTCTCTAAGATTTAGAATTTATATGGTAACAGATGCAGGGGATACGCTGTCTCAAAATAAGTATGCTGATATCATAAGATGCAGCTATGACCCAAATGATAAGCTGACTTTTCCTGACAGGTATGGGGATGAAAATTTTACTTTGCGGGATGAGTCTTTGATTTATACCATCCGATTTCAGAATACCGGAAATGATACGGCATATCACGTTACAATCCGCGATATACTGGATCCGCAAATTGATAAGAGTTCGCTTTTATTATTGGCATCAAGTCATGATACTGAATTAAGAATGACCGGAGATACGCTATGGGCAGTTTTTAATAATATCTATTTACCGGACAGCACTACCAACGAAACAGAAAGTCAGGGATTTATCACTTTTAGAATAGATTTTTTTAAGGACATTCCCAATGAAAGCAGGATTTTTAATTTTGCAGATATTTATTTCGACGGTAATGAGCCGATCAGAACAAATCAAACAATAAATACAGTTGTCGATTTATTGCCATGTTCTGATGTGGAGTATAGCGTAACGCAAAATTTTATAATGACTCCAAACTTGGCGAATTGGTATAAATGGTACGACTGCAATAGTAATGAAATCCTTACGGAAGGTTTATCAAATATTTTTATTCCGGTTAAAAGTGGATATTATTTTGTGGAATTTAATGACCAGTTTTGTACCGTTCGTTCTGAGTGTATAGAGTTTATATTATCAGGCACAAATGAACAGAATGCACAAACCATTAGAATATTTCCCAACCCTTCTGTGCACGGTTTTCAGATAAGTGGATACAAAAAGGGTGATCAATTAAGTCTCTGGAATGCGATGGGACAAAAAATCTTTTCAGCCGCTTTGCCCGATCAACTATATTATGACTTTGACCCTAAACTTTATTTGAATAGTGGGGTGTACAATATTTTGTTACAATCATCTGATTCCAATTATATTTTTAAATGGGTCAAAACAAAATAG